A window from Heteronotia binoei isolate CCM8104 ecotype False Entrance Well chromosome 15, APGP_CSIRO_Hbin_v1, whole genome shotgun sequence encodes these proteins:
- the LOC132583480 gene encoding olfactory receptor 6P1-like — translation MRNITSHLEFIIMGFSELPQHQLLLFALFFTIYLLTLLENVLLIVTIWLNNHLRTPMYFFLGNLSLLEIFYISVTMPKLFSNLLLGEKTITLGGCLAQLYFFLSLASSECFLLSAMAYDRYLAICCPLHYTSLMNHTACITLSLASWLGGFLASFPSVAMISNLQFCNKNTIRHFFCDISPLLRLSCTDTSLIELLDFVAALAVLMTSLLVTGTSYICIFCTVAKIPSAKGKHKAFSTCVSHLTVVSMFYATTIFMYARPKAIGTFDLNKMVSILYTVVAPFLNPMIYSLRNREVRETLTRAVHRKAVSSVWVQKG, via the coding sequence ATGAGAAACATAACCTCACACTTAGAATTCATCATTATGGGTTTTTCTGAACTCCCACAGCATCAGCTGCTACTTTTTGCATTGTTCTTCACCATCTACCTTTTAACTCTTCTGGAAAATGTCCTCCTCATTGTGACAATTTGGTTGAACAATCACCTTCGCACTCCTATGTACTTCTTCCTAGGAAATCTCTCACTTTTAGAAATCTTTTATATCTCAGTAACTATGCCCAAGTTGTTCTCCAATCTGTTATTGGGTGAAAAGACAATCACTTTGGGGGGCTGCCTTGCTCAGTTATATTTTTTCCTATCCTTGGCTTCTTCTGAATGTTTCCTTTTGTCAGCAATGGCTTATGACCGGTATTTGGCCATTTGCTGTCCATTACATTACACATCACTAATGAACCACACAGCCTGCATAACTTTGAGTCTGGCTTCCTGGCTAGGTGGCTTCCTGGCTTCCTTTCCATCTGTGGCGATGATCTCCAATTTGCAATTTTGTAATAAAAATACCATCAGACACTTCTTCTGTGACATCTCTCCTTTGCTGAGGCTGTCATGCACAGACACTTCATTAATTGAGCTGCTGGATTTTGTGGCAGCACTTGCAGTCCTGATGACTTCACTGCTGGTGACTGGAACATCATACATATGCATCTTTTGCACAGTTGCAAAAATCCCTTCTGCCAAAGGGAAGCATAAAGCCTTTTCTACCTGTGTCTCACACCTGACAGTAGTTTCTATGTTCTATGCTACCACCATATTTATGTATGCTCGACCAAAGGCCATTGGAACCTTTGACCTCAACAAGATGGTGTCCATCCTCTACACTGTAGTAGCTCCATTTCTTAACCCAATGATCTACAGCCTTCGGAACAGGGAAGTAAGAGAGACTCTAACTCGAGCCGTACACAGAAAAGCTGTTTCCTCAGTGTGGGTTCAAAAAGGTTAA